A single window of Thermodesulfobacteriota bacterium DNA harbors:
- a CDS encoding LL-diaminopimelate aminotransferase codes for MDVKWASRIAELPPYLFAEIDAKKNELINKGVDVVDLGVGDPDLPTPDFIIEALNEGARDPENHRYPSYQGMRSFRVAVAEWYKERFDVDIDPDTEVVALIGSKEGIAHAPMAFIDPGDVGLYTDPGYPVYPTSISFAGGTPYAVPLYKENDFLPDLGAIPEDILKRSQLFFLNYPNNPTTAIAEEGFYEELVDFAAKNNILICHDAAYTEIAYDGYSPLSFLQTDGAKDVGIEFHSLSKTFNMTGWRIAFAVGNAKAIAGIGKIKTNIDSGAFQAVQHAGIVALQNYKQGLSDRIKIFQDRRDLFCKGLDEAGLKYHMPKATFYVWFEVPEGLTSAEFSSRLLTESGIVVTPGNGFGDYGEGYARVSTTFSTDRIIQAVERLKETKF; via the coding sequence ATGGATGTTAAATGGGCGAGCCGTATTGCAGAGCTACCACCTTATCTGTTTGCGGAAATTGACGCTAAAAAAAATGAGCTAATCAATAAAGGGGTAGATGTAGTAGATCTTGGAGTTGGTGACCCTGATCTGCCCACACCAGATTTTATTATTGAGGCTCTTAATGAGGGAGCAAGGGATCCCGAGAATCATAGATATCCATCATATCAGGGCATGCGCTCTTTTAGGGTTGCAGTGGCTGAGTGGTACAAAGAAAGGTTTGATGTGGATATTGACCCTGATACTGAAGTCGTTGCGCTAATTGGCTCAAAAGAAGGCATAGCTCATGCTCCAATGGCATTTATTGATCCGGGCGATGTGGGATTGTATACAGATCCTGGATACCCTGTTTATCCAACCTCTATAAGTTTTGCCGGCGGAACACCCTATGCTGTTCCCCTGTATAAAGAAAATGATTTTCTTCCGGATTTGGGCGCAATACCTGAAGATATTTTAAAAAGGTCTCAGCTATTCTTTTTGAATTATCCTAACAATCCTACAACAGCAATAGCCGAAGAAGGTTTTTATGAAGAATTAGTTGATTTTGCAGCTAAGAATAATATTTTGATTTGCCATGACGCTGCATACACCGAAATTGCCTATGACGGATACAGCCCGCTTAGCTTCCTTCAGACTGACGGGGCTAAAGATGTGGGCATAGAATTTCATTCCTTATCCAAGACCTTTAACATGACGGGTTGGAGAATTGCATTTGCCGTGGGTAATGCAAAGGCAATTGCTGGGATTGGAAAAATCAAGACAAATATAGATTCTGGAGCATTTCAAGCTGTACAGCACGCGGGCATAGTAGCGCTTCAAAACTACAAGCAAGGTCTTTCCGACAGAATTAAAATATTTCAAGATCGCCGTGATCTATTCTGTAAAGGATTAGATGAGGCTGGACTGAAGTACCATATGCCAAAGGCTACTTTTTATGTTTGGTTTGAGGTGCCCGAGGGGCTTACATCAGCTGAGTTTTCTTCTAGACTGCTCACAGAATCAGGAATCGTTGTTACACCGGGAAATGGTTTTGGAGACTATGGAGAAGGGTATGCTAGAGTGTCGACTACATTTAGCACTGATAGAATAATCCAAGCAGTTGAAAGGTTAAAAGAAACCAAGTTTTAA